A window of the Sphaerobacter thermophilus DSM 20745 genome harbors these coding sequences:
- the infC gene encoding translation initiation factor IF-3: protein MPEVRLIDEDGTHIGVMRTRDALEMARERGLDLVEVQPNASPPVCRLMDYGKFRYEESRRERESRKKQRAVVVKEVRLRPKIDDHDLNTKGRQAYRFLQSGDKVKITVLFRGREIAHQDIGEGLLNRLAEQLAPVAVVDQPPHMEGRTMVMMLSPKAPAPERGEAERPEANERSGAEQ, encoded by the coding sequence GTGCCGGAGGTTCGCCTCATCGACGAGGACGGCACGCATATCGGTGTCATGCGGACACGCGACGCGCTCGAGATGGCGCGGGAGCGCGGCCTCGACTTGGTCGAGGTTCAGCCGAATGCGTCGCCGCCCGTCTGCCGGCTCATGGACTACGGCAAGTTCCGGTACGAAGAGAGCCGGCGCGAGCGGGAGTCGCGCAAGAAGCAACGAGCGGTTGTGGTCAAAGAGGTTCGGCTACGGCCCAAGATCGACGACCACGACCTCAACACGAAGGGCCGGCAAGCCTACCGGTTCCTGCAGTCAGGGGACAAGGTAAAGATCACCGTCCTCTTCCGCGGGCGCGAGATCGCGCACCAGGACATCGGCGAGGGTCTGCTCAATCGACTGGCGGAGCAGTTGGCTCCGGTCGCGGTGGTCGATCAACCACCGCACATGGAAGGCCGGACCATGGTGATGATGCTGAGCCCGAAAGCCCCCGCCCCGGAGCGTGGCGAGGCTGAGCGGCCCGAGGCGAACGAGAGATCAGGCGCGGAGCAGTAG
- a CDS encoding DUF2298 domain-containing protein, which translates to MSVAGSLTQALVWYGVVLTLSALLYPAVFRATPGLPDRGLSLAGPLGLLFAVAGPWWLAATGITRFTDTLLVAFPLVIGVVLWVWEIRRGEILPYLRRNVATALLWPTVALALFLGYVVFRGFNPDAAYTEKPMDMAMLASAIRATEMPPPDPWFAGEPINYYYLGYVLMAALARISGTTPGVAFSLSLATTFAYATVAAAGTATNIVRAAYAGKPTNGRGSAGLGGVLGAFLLVGIGNLVAPLRFLRDPSATLEAGWWTGVGWQASRVIVDHGVPGSSGPRPTINEFPAFSFVLGDLHPHVLAYPLFIATIGLAVGLFFQGASGRSRGGLRPLLSPLAASGIVAGTLYAINSWDLPTALALTGGGLLLGAGRCQLRRVIAALGVLVGAALLTALPFALDYTPAVGTSADGIPSWIADLPVVGRLVRTIGIVIWPRSAATSLLTIYGLFLGITALLLSALWFLSPRWRRPAGGLLAAAVPIAVGIGSVAKFAALWVIGLPLALLLLLLRRAPAEPALRATGALLAFGWALVLVPEVAFLQDAFGDRMNTVFKVYFQVWAILAVAGASAIVLALPHLRSVLGRAPTWAAGGVLALVMLGAALYPPLSAYRWTDGFREWRGLDALAYIANTAPAEGAAIQWLAENARPGDVVLEAPGCSYGVAAGLPHDRVSMATGIPTVIGWHFHEYQWRSGRPAELADIGQRQEHVNAIYSDPASPMARDLLERYRVRYIYVGTHEREGYEPGCTVGPPYPAERLAAFEQLGWPRVFEQGDVVIFERPDDPNLASRPN; encoded by the coding sequence ATGAGCGTTGCCGGCTCGTTGACGCAGGCGCTCGTCTGGTACGGCGTCGTGCTCACGCTGAGTGCGCTGCTCTACCCGGCCGTCTTCCGGGCGACGCCCGGCCTCCCCGACCGCGGGCTGAGCCTCGCGGGGCCGCTGGGACTCCTCTTCGCCGTTGCTGGACCGTGGTGGCTGGCGGCCACAGGAATCACCCGCTTCACCGACACGCTCCTGGTCGCGTTCCCTCTTGTCATCGGCGTCGTCCTCTGGGTGTGGGAAATCCGTCGCGGCGAGATACTCCCCTACCTCCGGCGCAACGTGGCAACGGCGCTGCTCTGGCCCACCGTTGCGCTGGCACTCTTCCTGGGTTATGTCGTCTTCCGCGGGTTCAACCCCGACGCCGCCTATACCGAAAAGCCGATGGACATGGCGATGCTGGCGAGCGCCATCCGCGCGACCGAAATGCCGCCGCCTGATCCGTGGTTCGCCGGGGAGCCGATCAACTACTACTACCTGGGATATGTCTTGATGGCCGCCCTCGCCCGCATCTCCGGAACCACCCCGGGCGTCGCCTTCAGCCTCAGCCTCGCGACCACCTTCGCCTACGCCACGGTCGCGGCTGCGGGTACCGCGACCAACATCGTCCGCGCTGCCTACGCCGGCAAGCCTACAAACGGACGCGGCAGTGCAGGGCTGGGTGGAGTCCTCGGTGCGTTCCTCCTCGTCGGCATCGGTAACCTGGTGGCGCCGCTCCGCTTCCTGCGCGACCCATCGGCGACGCTCGAGGCCGGCTGGTGGACCGGGGTCGGCTGGCAGGCGTCGCGCGTGATCGTAGACCACGGCGTCCCGGGGTCCAGTGGGCCGCGACCGACAATCAACGAGTTCCCCGCTTTCTCGTTCGTCTTAGGGGATCTCCACCCGCACGTCCTGGCCTACCCACTGTTCATCGCCACGATCGGGCTGGCGGTAGGGCTGTTTTTCCAGGGGGCGAGTGGACGATCCCGTGGAGGTCTGCGACCACTCCTCTCCCCGTTGGCAGCGAGCGGGATCGTCGCAGGGACGCTCTATGCGATCAATTCCTGGGATCTTCCGACCGCCCTGGCGCTCACCGGCGGCGGGCTGCTCCTGGGGGCGGGTCGCTGCCAGCTCCGACGCGTCATCGCGGCGCTCGGCGTCCTCGTCGGCGCAGCCCTGCTCACCGCGTTGCCATTCGCGCTCGACTACACGCCTGCCGTCGGGACCAGTGCGGATGGCATCCCTTCCTGGATCGCCGACCTCCCTGTCGTCGGTCGGCTCGTCCGCACCATCGGTATCGTGATCTGGCCACGCAGCGCGGCGACGTCGCTCCTCACGATCTACGGCCTGTTCCTGGGGATCACCGCGCTCCTCCTCTCTGCCCTCTGGTTCCTCAGCCCACGTTGGCGGCGCCCGGCGGGAGGACTGCTCGCGGCGGCCGTGCCCATCGCCGTCGGGATCGGGTCCGTGGCGAAGTTCGCGGCCCTCTGGGTCATCGGCCTCCCACTGGCGCTCCTGCTGTTGCTGCTGCGGCGAGCGCCAGCCGAACCGGCGCTGCGCGCGACGGGGGCGCTCCTCGCATTCGGCTGGGCACTGGTTCTGGTTCCCGAGGTCGCGTTCCTGCAAGATGCCTTTGGTGACCGGATGAACACCGTCTTCAAGGTGTACTTCCAGGTCTGGGCGATCCTGGCTGTCGCCGGCGCTTCGGCGATCGTCCTGGCGTTGCCTCACTTGCGGAGCGTCTTGGGCCGCGCGCCCACCTGGGCTGCGGGCGGAGTTCTGGCGCTTGTCATGCTCGGCGCCGCACTCTACCCGCCGCTGTCCGCGTACCGCTGGACGGATGGTTTCCGCGAGTGGCGAGGCTTAGACGCCCTCGCCTACATAGCCAACACGGCTCCGGCCGAGGGAGCGGCGATCCAGTGGCTGGCAGAAAATGCGCGGCCCGGCGACGTGGTGCTCGAGGCGCCCGGCTGCTCCTACGGCGTGGCGGCCGGTTTGCCCCATGATCGGGTGTCGATGGCCACGGGGATCCCAACCGTGATCGGCTGGCACTTTCACGAGTACCAGTGGCGCAGCGGTCGCCCGGCAGAACTCGCCGACATCGGGCAGCGCCAGGAGCACGTGAACGCCATCTACAGCGACCCCGCGAGCCCGATGGCCCGCGACTTGCTGGAACGATACCGTGTACGCTATATCTACGTGGGCACGCACGAGCGCGAGGGCTATGAGCCTGGGTGCACGGTCGGCCCGCCCTATCCTGCGGAACGCCTCGCGGCGTTCGAGCAGCTTGGCTGGCCACGGGTCTTCGAGCAGGGCGATGTCGTCATCTTCGAGCGCCCTGACGACCCGAATCTGGCGAGTCGGCCAAATTGA
- a CDS encoding DUF2298 domain-containing protein has protein sequence MRNVLVPRAGWYIVVGAILALALGLRLFGHNWDDGWYLHPDERFIAIVVSDRINAPAVGELSSIFDPARSPLNPRADDADGRPQSFAYGSLPLYIVAIVGWFVGHLTGVDYHAYQNVADLGRPLTALLDTATVLLAMAFALRVYGRAAAVLTGLLLAASVILIQLAHFFTTDTWITFFSVGTLFAALRLWETRGMRWAVLAGAAVGAGLATKVSVVTLVMPVLVAALAPNLHGRWRFVGRSAMPLLGAAAVAALLVFAVFEPYALWRPVPFVEDAVTQWEIVSGRFDVPFTRQFVGTTRGVYQIDNLVRWGLGPPLGLAAIGGTVAGIRRTLRRRTPGDVILVTWVLSYFALVGIADAKFLRYMAPIVPALVILAAAWLTDLAGRQAIHRWRRVLAWSLVGLVALGTVAWALAFVQIYTQTHPRIAASEWIYRNIPPGATLTAEYWDDALPIPIGGRPADTYRTLTLDLYADRDNESAFAYLTGQLAEADYIVLSSDRLSSSIPRLPWRYPVYTQYYHLLESGQLGFQLVYHGTNYPRLGPVTIVDDSADESFRVYDHPEVRIYKKVERLSADELRQRFAWALAQPWSPTRERPDNYLLDGMPPGQRLAADDLGWSARLTRNGAAATVVWLVALAVLALATLPVTLLLLRAFPDQGWGVTRTVGLIAVGYIVWIGASLGVSRFTLPWIIAAVAITAFAAWSGLRAHLPALMHEVRARWPVIVASEVAFLIGFGFFLLLRSLNPDLWHTYWGGEKPMEMAYISAIGRSATLPPYVPWFAGGVMNYYYYGFYLVALLWKLTGVPPEIGFQLAAATLAGLVTAGAFSLSAALCSRVLRLERPRTIVGCGVVGTLLAVGIGNLDALGQILTTGSLSVDYWQSSRVVDYAITEFPYFSLLWADVHPHLLALPVTLLLLALLYAWLLRPPDTRGGAWPWLWSGAVALTGGSIAVINSWDLPLTVLFTGAVLATAALRSKRSPGRSVVLAVLHTVALVAIARWLFEPFFSRFVVLVGGVARTTEGTPPLQYLVHFGPFLGILAAAGGTFAARQLTTREKARDSSQSDTVAALAAVVTALGGYTVVVLLLGPVGWLSLGGIAITVFGAAMMGFGVPMVLGGGIPAARLVLPLLGVPVGALAPVRPTAAALIPALAVAAALWFRLRERPGAAMAALALAAAVGIGLGVDLVYVVDDLSGSDWARMNTVFKFYFQSWALYALGATVALAWLIRVARSDIGSAPIGLVARPHARGHQRRGVEHTVPSLVARAALAGAVVLILAGLAYPLFATRTRLAERMPGSPTAPTLDGLAWMRGSWIANAAGQPIDFSGDYDAIQWLREHADGLPVILEASIGPYRGNGSRISAATGLPDVLGWDRHQRQQRPWPEIDERLLDVRRIYASTDVGEKRTLLRRYGVRYIVVGDVERFTVIQAPFAGATQPAEPYAPPEGLAAFDQMLGTDLRLAFESGNTRIYEVLPFPSLAPLATRGTR, from the coding sequence ATGAGGAATGTACTCGTACCCCGCGCCGGTTGGTATATCGTCGTTGGCGCGATCCTCGCCCTCGCCCTGGGCCTCCGACTCTTCGGTCACAATTGGGATGATGGCTGGTACCTTCACCCTGACGAGCGCTTCATCGCCATCGTGGTGAGTGACCGCATCAACGCCCCGGCGGTTGGTGAGCTGTCGTCGATCTTTGATCCGGCCCGGAGCCCGCTCAACCCTCGTGCCGACGACGCCGACGGCAGGCCCCAGTCGTTCGCCTACGGCAGCCTGCCCCTTTACATCGTGGCGATCGTCGGGTGGTTTGTCGGTCACCTGACCGGGGTTGACTACCACGCCTACCAGAACGTGGCGGACCTGGGCCGCCCCCTGACGGCGCTGCTCGACACCGCCACCGTGCTCCTCGCCATGGCGTTCGCACTTCGGGTCTACGGGCGAGCCGCCGCCGTGCTCACCGGACTCCTGCTCGCCGCCAGCGTCATCCTGATCCAACTGGCCCACTTCTTCACGACCGACACCTGGATCACCTTCTTCTCAGTCGGGACACTGTTTGCGGCGCTGCGCCTGTGGGAGACCCGAGGGATGCGCTGGGCTGTCTTGGCCGGTGCCGCGGTGGGCGCGGGGTTGGCGACAAAGGTCAGCGTCGTCACGCTCGTGATGCCGGTGCTCGTCGCGGCCCTGGCACCCAACCTACATGGCCGCTGGCGGTTCGTCGGGCGCTCGGCAATGCCCCTGCTCGGCGCTGCAGCGGTCGCGGCGCTGCTCGTCTTCGCCGTATTTGAGCCGTACGCACTGTGGCGGCCGGTCCCCTTCGTCGAGGACGCGGTGACCCAGTGGGAGATCGTCAGCGGCCGGTTCGACGTGCCCTTCACCCGGCAATTTGTCGGCACGACCCGCGGCGTGTACCAGATCGACAATCTGGTCCGCTGGGGGCTCGGTCCGCCGCTCGGGCTTGCCGCCATCGGCGGAACGGTCGCCGGCATTCGGCGCACGCTGCGTCGCCGCACCCCGGGTGATGTCATCCTCGTGACCTGGGTCCTCTCCTACTTCGCGCTGGTGGGGATCGCCGACGCGAAGTTCCTGCGCTACATGGCCCCGATCGTCCCGGCATTGGTCATCCTCGCCGCCGCGTGGCTCACGGACCTGGCCGGCCGCCAGGCCATCCACCGATGGCGCCGGGTGCTTGCTTGGAGCCTGGTCGGCCTCGTCGCACTGGGGACCGTCGCCTGGGCGCTGGCATTCGTGCAGATCTACACGCAGACGCACCCCCGGATCGCGGCATCAGAGTGGATCTACCGCAACATCCCACCCGGCGCGACCCTCACCGCCGAGTACTGGGACGACGCTCTACCAATCCCCATCGGCGGGCGGCCCGCGGACACGTACCGGACACTGACGCTCGACCTCTATGCCGACCGGGACAACGAATCGGCCTTCGCCTACCTTACCGGACAACTGGCAGAGGCCGACTACATCGTGCTCTCCAGCGACCGGCTATCCTCGTCGATACCGCGCCTGCCCTGGCGCTACCCGGTCTATACGCAGTACTACCACCTGCTCGAGAGCGGCCAGCTCGGCTTCCAGCTCGTCTACCACGGCACCAACTATCCGCGACTGGGACCCGTCACGATCGTAGACGACTCGGCCGACGAAAGCTTCCGCGTCTACGACCACCCAGAGGTACGCATCTATAAGAAGGTCGAGCGGCTCTCTGCCGACGAGTTGCGCCAGCGCTTCGCCTGGGCTCTGGCGCAGCCGTGGTCGCCGACCCGCGAGCGACCGGACAATTACCTCCTGGACGGCATGCCGCCCGGGCAGCGCCTGGCCGCGGATGACCTTGGGTGGTCCGCCAGGCTGACGCGGAACGGCGCGGCCGCCACCGTCGTCTGGCTCGTCGCGCTCGCGGTGCTGGCGCTCGCGACACTGCCAGTGACGCTGCTCCTGCTCCGCGCCTTCCCGGACCAGGGATGGGGTGTCACACGGACCGTGGGTCTGATCGCTGTCGGCTACATCGTCTGGATCGGCGCAAGCCTGGGCGTGAGCCGCTTCACGCTGCCCTGGATCATTGCCGCCGTTGCCATCACCGCCTTCGCAGCCTGGAGTGGGCTCCGCGCGCACCTGCCGGCACTCATGCATGAGGTGCGCGCCCGCTGGCCAGTGATCGTGGCGAGCGAAGTCGCCTTCCTCATCGGGTTCGGGTTCTTCCTGCTGCTCCGCTCCCTCAACCCCGACCTCTGGCACACGTACTGGGGCGGCGAAAAGCCGATGGAAATGGCCTACATCAGCGCCATCGGGCGGAGCGCTACCTTACCGCCATACGTCCCGTGGTTCGCGGGCGGTGTGATGAATTACTACTACTACGGCTTCTACCTGGTGGCCCTACTGTGGAAGCTGACCGGCGTGCCTCCAGAGATCGGCTTCCAGCTCGCAGCCGCCACGCTGGCGGGTTTGGTCACCGCCGGAGCCTTCAGCCTGTCAGCAGCGCTCTGCAGCCGCGTGCTGCGCCTCGAACGTCCACGCACGATTGTAGGCTGCGGCGTTGTGGGCACGCTCTTGGCCGTCGGCATAGGAAACCTCGACGCGCTCGGTCAGATTCTGACGACCGGTTCGCTCAGCGTCGACTACTGGCAAAGCAGCCGAGTCGTCGACTACGCCATCACGGAATTCCCGTACTTCAGCCTACTCTGGGCCGACGTGCACCCCCATCTGCTGGCGCTGCCGGTGACGCTGCTGCTCCTCGCGCTGCTCTACGCCTGGCTACTCCGCCCGCCGGACACCCGCGGCGGAGCCTGGCCGTGGCTTTGGAGCGGTGCCGTCGCCCTGACCGGCGGCTCGATTGCGGTCATCAACTCCTGGGACCTCCCGCTGACCGTCCTGTTCACGGGAGCCGTGCTGGCAACCGCCGCGCTCCGGAGCAAGCGATCTCCCGGACGCTCGGTCGTGCTTGCCGTGCTCCACACCGTTGCCCTCGTCGCTATTGCCCGCTGGTTGTTCGAGCCGTTCTTCAGCCGCTTTGTCGTCCTGGTAGGCGGGGTTGCCCGCACGACGGAGGGCACACCACCGCTCCAGTACCTGGTCCACTTCGGGCCCTTCCTCGGGATCCTCGCGGCGGCAGGCGGGACGTTCGCTGCCCGGCAGCTCACGACGCGGGAGAAGGCACGGGACAGTAGCCAGAGTGATACGGTCGCCGCCCTGGCTGCCGTCGTCACCGCACTTGGTGGGTACACGGTCGTGGTCCTGTTGCTCGGACCGGTTGGATGGCTCTCGCTGGGTGGGATCGCGATCACCGTCTTCGGCGCGGCGATGATGGGATTCGGCGTCCCTATGGTGCTTGGCGGAGGCATCCCGGCGGCCCGGCTCGTCCTGCCGCTCCTTGGCGTCCCGGTGGGCGCTCTGGCACCCGTGCGGCCGACCGCCGCGGCGCTCATTCCCGCGCTCGCCGTCGCCGCGGCGCTCTGGTTCCGCCTGCGTGAGCGGCCGGGTGCAGCGATGGCTGCGCTCGCGTTGGCGGCTGCCGTCGGCATCGGGCTGGGGGTGGACCTCGTCTACGTCGTCGACGACCTGAGCGGCTCGGATTGGGCCCGAATGAACACCGTCTTCAAATTCTACTTCCAGAGCTGGGCCCTCTACGCGCTGGGCGCGACGGTCGCGTTGGCGTGGCTGATCCGAGTCGCACGTTCGGACATCGGCTCAGCCCCGATCGGCCTCGTGGCCCGTCCGCATGCTCGCGGCCATCAGCGTCGTGGGGTAGAACACACCGTGCCGTCCCTGGTGGCCCGCGCGGCGCTCGCAGGTGCGGTGGTCCTCATCCTGGCTGGCCTCGCGTATCCCTTGTTCGCCACCCGCACCCGGCTTGCCGAGCGAATGCCGGGCAGTCCCACCGCGCCGACGCTGGACGGTTTGGCCTGGATGCGAGGCTCGTGGATCGCGAACGCGGCGGGGCAGCCCATCGACTTCAGCGGAGACTACGACGCGATCCAATGGCTCCGCGAGCACGCCGACGGCCTCCCCGTCATTCTGGAGGCCAGCATCGGACCGTACCGCGGCAACGGGAGCCGCATCTCAGCCGCGACCGGGTTGCCCGACGTGCTCGGCTGGGACCGCCACCAGCGCCAGCAGCGCCCCTGGCCGGAGATCGACGAGCGCCTGCTTGATGTGCGGCGCATCTACGCCAGCACGGATGTCGGGGAGAAGCGCACGCTCCTGCGCCGCTACGGCGTGCGCTACATCGTCGTCGGCGACGTGGAGCGCTTTACGGTGATCCAGGCACCCTTCGCCGGGGCAACGCAGCCGGCCGAGCCGTACGCCCCGCCCGAGGGACTGGCAGCCTTCGACCAGATGCTCGGCACCGACCTGCGGCTCGCGTTCGAGTCGGGGAACACTCGCATCTACGAGGTGCTCCCGTTCCCCAGCCTCGCGCCGCTGGCAACCCGGGGGACACGATGA
- a CDS encoding Rab family GTPase, whose amino-acid sequence MRTLKVIVGGEGNVGKTSLIRKYAKGKFSEARNITLGIDITTQEFSVDGETIRLAIWDIEGQAGNRPNFYIGAQAGMLVYDVTEPASLQALTEWHARCVRYAPDAPLIIVGNKIDLGLVFPPTWGRVLARHLGSPHGFLSAKTGENVTQAFSLLAEAAYRHARASHR is encoded by the coding sequence ATGCGCACCCTCAAGGTGATCGTCGGCGGTGAAGGTAACGTCGGGAAGACCTCGCTGATCCGCAAGTATGCCAAGGGAAAGTTCAGCGAGGCCCGCAACATCACGCTGGGCATCGATATCACCACGCAGGAGTTCAGCGTCGACGGCGAGACGATCCGCCTGGCGATCTGGGACATCGAGGGCCAGGCAGGCAACCGGCCGAACTTTTACATCGGAGCCCAGGCCGGAATGCTGGTCTACGACGTGACCGAGCCCGCGTCGCTCCAGGCGTTGACCGAGTGGCATGCCCGCTGCGTCCGGTATGCCCCGGACGCGCCTTTGATCATCGTCGGCAACAAGATCGACCTCGGGCTCGTCTTCCCGCCGACGTGGGGCCGAGTGCTGGCGCGGCATCTCGGCTCGCCACACGGCTTCCTCTCCGCCAAGACGGGGGAGAACGTGACGCAGGCGTTCAGCCTCCTGGCCGAAGCGGCATACCGGCACGCACGTGCCTCACATCGATAG
- the fmt gene encoding methionyl-tRNA formyltransferase, with protein sequence MAISVVFLGSPAFAVPSLRALALDARFTIPLVVTQPDRPAGRGRRPRPPAVKDAAIELGLPVFQPETLRDPAAVERLAAAVPDVLVVVAYGEILRQSVLDLAPLGCLNVHPSLLPRYRGSSPVQAAILNGDTETGISIIKLVRRMDAGPIVAQRRVPLDGTETAGTLSERLANLAAEMLPDVVAAWVAGELEAEPQDDAAATYTRELTTADARIDWGKDAAEIERLVRAMQPWPKAWSILEGRRLAVLACDISHKPSTEPPGTINVSARPPRVATGTTDLVLLRVQPEGKREMAAEDWARGARLPHGARFAPVE encoded by the coding sequence ATGGCCATCTCTGTTGTATTCCTTGGCTCCCCCGCATTCGCGGTTCCCTCGCTCCGCGCGCTCGCCTTGGACGCGCGGTTCACTATCCCGCTCGTAGTTACCCAGCCGGATCGCCCGGCAGGTCGCGGCCGCCGGCCACGACCACCAGCGGTGAAGGACGCGGCTATAGAGTTGGGCCTGCCGGTCTTCCAGCCTGAGACGCTGCGAGACCCGGCCGCAGTGGAGCGCCTCGCGGCCGCCGTACCGGACGTGTTGGTCGTTGTCGCCTACGGAGAGATCCTCCGCCAATCCGTCCTCGATCTCGCGCCCCTCGGGTGCCTCAACGTGCACCCGTCGCTGCTGCCGCGCTATCGCGGTTCGTCGCCGGTGCAGGCGGCTATCTTGAATGGCGACACCGAGACGGGGATCTCGATCATCAAGCTTGTTCGCCGCATGGACGCGGGCCCGATTGTCGCCCAGCGCCGGGTACCGCTCGATGGGACGGAGACGGCCGGCACCCTGTCAGAGCGCCTTGCCAACCTGGCCGCGGAGATGCTGCCGGATGTGGTCGCCGCTTGGGTCGCCGGGGAGCTTGAAGCCGAGCCGCAGGACGACGCGGCCGCGACCTACACCCGGGAGTTGACCACAGCCGACGCGCGGATCGATTGGGGCAAAGACGCCGCGGAAATCGAGCGGCTGGTGCGGGCGATGCAGCCATGGCCGAAGGCGTGGAGCATCCTCGAAGGTCGGCGGCTGGCGGTGCTTGCCTGCGACATATCCCACAAGCCCAGCACAGAACCCCCCGGCACCATCAATGTGTCAGCCCGTCCTCCCCGTGTCGCCACCGGGACCACCGACCTCGTTCTCCTGCGGGTTCAGCCGGAGGGAAAGCGCGAGATGGCGGCCGAGGATTGGGCCCGCGGCGCGCGTCTCCCCCATGGTGCGCGGTTTGCGCCGGTGGAGTAG
- the nfi gene encoding deoxyribonuclease V (cleaves DNA at apurinic or apyrimidinic sites) has product MADSVPTELIEEYRQRQRELAHAVIERSLTKAPTVIAAVDVHLRGSWGVAAAVAYTYPSLEEIDHHVATGRLTFPYIPGLLSYREAPLCLKAIRGLAQEPDLILADGQGRAHPRRAGIACHLGVELGLPTIGVAKSILVGRHDPLGEERGSVAPLVADDEVVGMAVRTRTGVTPVYVSVGHLITLDEAVDWTLRTTTRYRLPEPSRRAHRLAQVTARTLPTDAP; this is encoded by the coding sequence ATGGCCGACTCGGTTCCCACCGAGTTGATTGAAGAGTACCGCCAGCGCCAGCGGGAGCTGGCCCACGCCGTCATTGAACGCTCGCTCACGAAGGCGCCGACCGTCATCGCCGCGGTTGACGTTCACCTCCGCGGCTCGTGGGGCGTCGCCGCCGCCGTCGCCTACACCTATCCCTCGCTCGAGGAGATCGACCACCATGTCGCCACCGGGCGGCTCACCTTCCCGTACATTCCGGGTCTACTCTCGTACCGCGAGGCACCGCTGTGCCTTAAAGCGATCCGCGGTCTAGCCCAGGAGCCGGATCTGATCCTGGCGGACGGGCAAGGACGGGCGCACCCCCGCCGTGCCGGTATCGCCTGCCACCTCGGCGTTGAACTGGGCCTACCGACCATCGGCGTGGCGAAGTCAATCCTCGTCGGCCGCCATGATCCACTCGGGGAGGAACGGGGAAGCGTTGCGCCCCTCGTGGCCGACGACGAGGTCGTCGGCATGGCCGTCCGCACCCGCACCGGCGTCACCCCGGTCTACGTCTCGGTCGGCCATCTCATCACACTGGATGAGGCAGTCGACTGGACGCTTCGCACGACTACCCGCTATCGCCTTCCGGAACCGTCGCGCCGGGCACACCGGCTGGCGCAGGTTACCGCCCGCACGCTCCCCACCGACGCACCTTGA
- a CDS encoding GNAT family N-acetyltransferase, translating to MHPSVGEAPGLQAVLRGVLDDDEPCFFEHKLDTEATAMTRFPTRDREAQEEHWSKVLRDGVAVARMILVDGRVAGNIVSWNDAGRRMVGYCIGPDYWGQGVATRALAAFLEDRRGLPRAAIRVYADKCAYPQIGSPRPDTEMAPLCLAGASVGGIVASYNCQERVQVPGTVEGHSLNLSWDAIRLYQPSRAADWLVCLRIVSSSARDTRRSGRRSGYLGVPCWIHPGFFRFRCQLIEGVPPSRSIIPAHEGRRNA from the coding sequence GTGCACCCCAGCGTGGGAGAAGCACCGGGATTGCAGGCCGTGCTGCGAGGCGTTCTGGACGACGACGAGCCTTGCTTCTTCGAGCACAAGCTCGACACTGAGGCAACCGCGATGACACGGTTCCCGACCCGTGATCGGGAGGCCCAAGAGGAGCACTGGTCGAAGGTCCTGCGCGATGGCGTGGCGGTCGCCCGCATGATCCTGGTTGACGGCCGGGTGGCAGGCAACATCGTGAGCTGGAACGACGCGGGCCGGCGGATGGTCGGTTACTGCATCGGCCCGGATTACTGGGGTCAAGGCGTCGCGACGCGCGCGCTCGCGGCCTTCCTTGAGGATAGAAGAGGTCTTCCTAGAGCTGCAATACGAGTGTATGCGGATAAGTGCGCTTATCCGCAAATCGGTTCGCCCCGTCCCGACACCGAGATGGCGCCCCTCTGCCTCGCTGGCGCGAGCGTGGGTGGCATCGTGGCCTCGTACAATTGCCAGGAGCGCGTCCAGGTGCCCGGGACCGTCGAGGGCCACTCTTTGAACCTGTCATGGGACGCGATCCGTTTGTACCAGCCATCGCGGGCCGCCGATTGGCTTGTCTGCCTACGGATCGTGTCGTCGTCCGCCAGAGATACGCGTCGCAGCGGACGACGTTCGGGCTACCTAGGTGTTCCATGCTGGATCCATCCCGGATTCTTCCGTTTCCGGTGCCAGTTGATAGAGGGCGTCCCACCAAGCCGGTCGATTATCCCAGCGCATGAGGGCCGACGGAATGCCTGA
- a CDS encoding DUF1801 domain-containing protein translates to MAPSTEAQSPEEYFELLDEPRRSEVQQLHEFIRATVPDLAPVMISGMIGYGPYRFRYASGREGDTAVVALASQKRYISVYVHAVVDGQYVPERHKERLPKASVGKSCIRFKRLSDVDWDVLGDILREAAHHGGAYAKE, encoded by the coding sequence TTGGCGCCGAGCACCGAGGCCCAGAGCCCGGAGGAGTATTTCGAGCTGCTGGACGAACCGCGGCGAAGTGAAGTCCAGCAACTGCATGAGTTCATCCGCGCGACGGTCCCAGACCTGGCTCCGGTCATGATCTCCGGCATGATCGGCTACGGGCCGTATCGTTTTCGCTACGCCTCCGGGCGTGAGGGAGACACGGCCGTCGTGGCTCTGGCCAGCCAGAAGCGGTATATCTCTGTCTACGTCCATGCTGTGGTCGACGGGCAGTATGTCCCGGAGCGACATAAAGAGCGTCTCCCGAAGGCCAGCGTCGGAAAGAGCTGCATCCGTTTCAAGCGCCTTAGCGACGTGGACTGGGACGTTCTCGGGGACATCCTCCGTGAAGCCGCCCACCATGGCGGTGCCTATGCCAAGGAATGA